Proteins encoded together in one Fibrobacter sp. UWEL window:
- a CDS encoding flavin reductase family protein — MIEYKVTSAEDLQKNPIKMIGQDWMLIAAEKDGKMNAMTASWGGIGFMWNKPVAFVVIRQTRYTKEFVDAGERFALNFFDGDCKQEMGRIGKVSGRDEDKLAVTGMKAEMAEGVPAFEKATKVLVCKKLFAQKFDEQSFIDKSILDRWYASDTMHTLYIAEIEKVLEK, encoded by the coding sequence ATGATTGAATACAAAGTAACTTCTGCCGAAGATCTCCAGAAGAACCCTATCAAGATGATTGGTCAGGACTGGATGTTGATTGCCGCTGAAAAGGATGGCAAGATGAATGCCATGACTGCAAGTTGGGGCGGCATCGGCTTTATGTGGAATAAGCCTGTAGCCTTCGTGGTGATTCGCCAGACCCGCTACACCAAGGAGTTCGTTGACGCTGGTGAACGCTTTGCCCTGAACTTCTTCGATGGAGACTGCAAGCAGGAAATGGGACGCATCGGTAAAGTCTCTGGCCGTGACGAAGATAAGCTTGCTGTTACCGGCATGAAGGCTGAAATGGCTGAAGGTGTGCCCGCTTTTGAAAAGGCTACAAAGGTTCTAGTCTGCAAGAAACTTTTCGCGCAGAAGTTCGACGAACAGAGCTTTATCGACAAGAGCATTCTAGATCGCTGGTACGCAAGTGATACCATGCATACCTTGTATATCGCAGAAATCGAAAAAGTGCTGGAAAAGTAA
- a CDS encoding homoserine O-acetyltransferase has translation MSESLHNGSLCPVVPQTFVKDYGDQGFLLENGKTLPALEIRYETYGTLNAEKNNVVWVTSPLTADAHVAGYYSPDDKKPGWWDPLIGPGKPVDTDRFFVVCSNILGGCKGTTGPASINPRTGKPYGSTFPTITIGDMVHAQKELADHLGIKELYCVIGGSMGGFQAMKWAIYYPEQVKRCVLIATSPRFSSQALGFEIVARDIITQDPNYNNGDYYESAHPDVGLSNARKLAHITYLSAVGMEKKFKRAQDHEHKNHAITYSTPFDLDFPLESYLRYQGTKFVDRFDANSYLHIAHATDCFDLETEYGSLEKAFENVQAEVLNVNLSTDWLFPPHESRRITSALLNSGKVVSSLELDTIFGHDGFLIEDEDMGKAVGRFLDSKFDALTGKQTIPVFHDEKDFDLLGSLVTDGAKILDLGCGNGDLIDYLRRTKNASGLGIEKRMKDIMDCLENDVPVVQRNLDERGISDIKDNSYDYAIINRTIQEIRDPVALLNEILRVAKRAIVTFPNFGHWSARGSLMLHGRMPKSKELPYEWYNTPNIRLLTVKDFYTLCEKEGLKIEKMAFQNEQLLSKFLTAIGQKNFGAEHVIAVVSKKV, from the coding sequence ATGAGTGAATCTTTGCATAATGGTAGTCTTTGCCCGGTCGTTCCCCAGACCTTCGTTAAGGATTATGGGGACCAAGGTTTCTTGCTTGAGAACGGCAAGACTCTTCCTGCTTTGGAAATTCGTTACGAAACTTACGGCACCTTGAATGCCGAAAAGAATAATGTCGTGTGGGTTACGTCTCCGCTGACAGCCGATGCCCACGTGGCCGGTTATTATTCCCCCGATGATAAAAAGCCTGGTTGGTGGGACCCCCTTATTGGCCCCGGTAAGCCTGTGGATACGGACCGTTTCTTTGTGGTGTGCAGCAACATTCTGGGTGGCTGCAAGGGCACCACTGGCCCCGCAAGCATTAATCCTCGCACCGGCAAGCCTTACGGCAGCACCTTCCCCACCATCACCATTGGCGACATGGTCCATGCCCAAAAGGAACTGGCCGACCATCTGGGAATCAAGGAACTTTATTGCGTGATCGGAGGCTCCATGGGTGGCTTCCAGGCCATGAAATGGGCAATCTATTACCCTGAACAGGTTAAGCGCTGCGTTCTCATCGCAACGTCTCCCCGCTTTAGCAGCCAGGCGCTTGGCTTTGAAATTGTGGCCCGCGATATCATTACCCAGGACCCCAATTACAATAACGGCGATTACTACGAATCCGCCCATCCGGACGTGGGCCTCTCCAACGCCCGTAAGCTCGCACACATCACCTACCTCAGTGCGGTAGGTATGGAAAAGAAGTTCAAGCGCGCCCAGGATCACGAACACAAGAACCACGCCATTACTTACAGCACTCCTTTTGATCTAGATTTTCCGCTGGAAAGTTATTTGCGTTACCAGGGCACAAAGTTCGTGGACCGTTTCGACGCCAACAGCTACCTGCATATCGCGCACGCCACCGACTGCTTCGATCTTGAAACCGAATACGGGTCCTTGGAAAAGGCTTTTGAAAACGTCCAGGCTGAAGTACTGAACGTAAACCTTTCCACCGACTGGCTGTTCCCGCCCCATGAATCCCGTCGCATTACCAGCGCCTTGCTGAATTCTGGCAAGGTGGTTTCTAGCCTGGAATTGGACACAATCTTCGGTCACGACGGCTTCCTTATCGAAGACGAAGACATGGGCAAGGCGGTAGGCCGTTTCCTAGACAGCAAGTTTGACGCTCTCACCGGCAAGCAGACCATTCCTGTTTTCCACGACGAAAAGGACTTCGACCTCTTGGGCTCTCTGGTTACCGATGGGGCCAAGATTCTGGATCTTGGCTGTGGTAATGGCGACTTGATTGACTACCTCCGTCGTACCAAGAATGCCTCTGGCCTTGGTATCGAAAAGCGTATGAAGGACATTATGGACTGCCTGGAAAATGACGTTCCTGTGGTCCAGCGCAACTTGGATGAACGTGGCATTTCCGACATCAAGGATAACAGCTACGACTATGCGATTATTAACCGCACCATCCAGGAAATTCGCGATCCGGTGGCTTTGCTGAACGAGATTCTCCGTGTGGCAAAGCGCGCTATCGTTACGTTCCCCAATTTCGGTCACTGGTCTGCCCGTGGTTCCTTGATGCTTCACGGCCGTATGCCTAAGTCCAAGGAACTGCCTTACGAATGGTACAATACTCCCAACATCCGTTTGCTCACTGTGAAGGACTTCTATACCTTGTGCGAAAAGGAAGGCCTGAAGATTGAGAAGATGGCTTTCCAGAACGAGCAGCTGCTGAGCAAGTTCCTGACCGCCATTGGTCAGAAGAACTTCGGTGCAGAACACGTTATTGCAGTAGTTTCTAAAAAGGTTTAA
- a CDS encoding OmpA family protein produces the protein MKKVAMGVALALAGSAFAAHPQTINKEGFVGVNKTQSAQSLGSSKLVFTLLGDGTFGNDMFPNNDFTGTALQQKFTLGTSSQTIDAPISDYMGASAYVGFAIGIGSYFDLGVTLPVYYDQMTAEGVVSNNGVPASTESGAVTAPITGVKMGYVGNLKGDLKFRFPLPDDQPIDMAIFGGVEAGTANVTKQGLWIRHLSYINKNTGVAMPFGTKNTSLKGGLAVTADFSKLDGGDGFPFLVHINGGYNYVMNTDYMSNPFVSAAAEVYVMDFLSLFAEFFWDMQLDPFDYYGATVDSLTGARIPGLEQKLDNKAITGGVVFHLPIGMDIHLGASYYLGGKDNFLNDVYVLSNGERKNENIGTAGEFSVKAERIRATPQYTVYGGLTWSGFLLAQDRDGDGVVDDEDNCPDDYGHRLNQGCPLGNPDADEDGVCDAWVAEKGFQSEFADVCEGVDQCPNEAGEGDDGCPLDDPDPDKDGVCDAWVSQKKLSKKFKDICEGIDECPNQAGSAQFGGCPTKQPDPDGDGLCSPWVTDEGALDQFAGVCKGYDMCPGEAGAVANKGCPWDDPDSDNDGLCDEWVTQKKMGYYFEKAAEDENLKAEYAITKTCKGIDKCPTEFGPANNEGCPLGNPDTDQDGICDAWVTERGMLDQYDGICSGIDKCPNEAGEAFAEGCPMDNPDADGDSLCAPWVTEKNMLAQFANVCHGLDKCPVEAGPEWNKGCPAEDPDPDQDGVCSQWVTKQKMLDQFKDICTGKDQCEDEAGPAWNKGCPADDPDPDQDSLCSPWVTKQKMLEQYKDVCHGYDRCEDENGPEWNNGCPSDEDPDADKDGVCSEWVTNKKLLKQFEGVCSGIDRCPDVAGDDGHGCPKKAPEKLDGVTFKSGKATLESNAKKILKSVAKKLVENDEYKDLKIVIQGHTDNVGKEAKNIKLSKQRAEAVMKELTKAGVKKDRIKAIGMGPTCPVDDNSTADGREMNRRIEMLFVSPDDDGEGCHSNYVP, from the coding sequence ATGAAAAAAGTAGCTATGGGCGTTGCCCTTGCTTTGGCAGGTTCTGCCTTTGCAGCGCATCCCCAGACAATCAATAAGGAAGGCTTCGTTGGTGTCAACAAGACCCAATCAGCTCAGTCCTTGGGTAGCTCCAAGCTGGTGTTTACCCTTTTGGGCGATGGAACATTCGGCAACGACATGTTCCCGAACAATGATTTTACAGGTACGGCTCTTCAGCAGAAGTTCACGCTTGGTACCTCTTCTCAGACTATTGACGCTCCTATTTCTGACTATATGGGTGCAAGCGCCTATGTAGGTTTTGCAATTGGTATCGGTAGCTATTTTGATCTTGGTGTGACCTTGCCGGTTTACTATGATCAGATGACCGCTGAAGGTGTTGTTAGCAATAATGGGGTTCCTGCCTCTACGGAATCCGGTGCTGTTACTGCTCCGATTACCGGCGTCAAGATGGGTTATGTAGGTAACCTGAAGGGTGACTTGAAGTTCCGCTTCCCCCTGCCTGATGACCAGCCCATCGACATGGCTATTTTTGGTGGTGTGGAAGCTGGTACCGCTAACGTAACCAAGCAGGGTCTCTGGATCCGTCACTTGAGCTACATCAACAAGAACACTGGCGTTGCAATGCCTTTCGGTACCAAGAACACCTCCCTTAAGGGTGGTCTTGCAGTTACCGCAGACTTTAGCAAGCTGGATGGTGGTGACGGTTTCCCGTTCCTCGTTCATATTAACGGTGGTTACAACTACGTGATGAACACGGACTACATGTCCAACCCGTTCGTCAGCGCCGCTGCAGAAGTTTATGTCATGGACTTCCTGTCCCTGTTTGCAGAATTCTTCTGGGATATGCAGCTCGATCCGTTTGATTACTATGGTGCAACTGTGGATTCTCTCACAGGCGCTCGCATCCCTGGTTTGGAACAGAAGCTGGATAACAAGGCTATTACTGGTGGTGTCGTATTCCACCTGCCTATCGGTATGGACATCCACCTGGGTGCTTCTTACTACCTGGGCGGCAAGGACAACTTCCTGAACGATGTTTACGTATTGTCTAACGGCGAACGTAAAAACGAAAATATTGGTACTGCCGGTGAATTCAGCGTGAAGGCTGAACGTATCCGCGCAACTCCGCAGTACACTGTCTACGGTGGTTTGACTTGGAGCGGCTTCCTGCTTGCTCAGGACCGCGATGGCGATGGCGTTGTGGATGATGAAGATAACTGCCCGGATGACTATGGTCATCGTCTGAACCAGGGTTGCCCGCTGGGTAATCCCGATGCTGACGAAGATGGCGTTTGCGATGCCTGGGTTGCAGAAAAGGGCTTCCAGTCCGAATTTGCTGACGTCTGCGAAGGCGTTGACCAGTGCCCCAACGAAGCTGGCGAAGGCGATGATGGTTGCCCGCTGGATGACCCGGATCCGGATAAGGATGGCGTCTGCGATGCTTGGGTAAGCCAGAAGAAGCTTTCCAAGAAGTTCAAGGATATTTGTGAAGGTATCGATGAATGCCCGAACCAGGCTGGCTCTGCTCAGTTTGGTGGTTGCCCGACCAAGCAGCCGGATCCGGATGGTGACGGTCTCTGCTCTCCGTGGGTAACTGACGAAGGCGCTCTGGATCAGTTTGCTGGCGTATGTAAGGGTTACGATATGTGCCCGGGCGAAGCTGGTGCTGTTGCAAACAAGGGCTGCCCGTGGGATGATCCTGACTCCGATAACGACGGCCTCTGCGATGAATGGGTGACCCAGAAGAAGATGGGCTACTACTTCGAAAAGGCTGCTGAAGATGAAAACCTGAAGGCTGAATACGCAATTACCAAGACCTGTAAGGGTATTGATAAGTGCCCGACTGAATTCGGCCCTGCAAATAACGAAGGTTGCCCGCTGGGTAATCCGGATACTGACCAGGATGGCATCTGCGATGCTTGGGTTACCGAACGCGGTATGCTCGACCAGTATGATGGTATCTGCTCTGGTATCGATAAGTGCCCCAACGAAGCTGGTGAAGCCTTTGCTGAAGGTTGCCCCATGGACAATCCGGATGCTGACGGTGACAGCCTCTGCGCACCGTGGGTAACTGAAAAGAATATGCTCGCACAGTTTGCTAATGTCTGCCACGGCCTGGATAAGTGCCCCGTGGAAGCAGGTCCCGAATGGAATAAGGGTTGCCCGGCCGAAGATCCGGACCCGGACCAGGATGGTGTCTGCTCTCAGTGGGTGACCAAGCAGAAGATGCTTGACCAGTTCAAGGATATCTGTACTGGTAAGGACCAGTGTGAAGACGAAGCAGGTCCTGCATGGAATAAGGGTTGCCCGGCTGATGATCCGGACCCGGACCAGGATAGCCTTTGCTCTCCGTGGGTGACCAAGCAGAAGATGCTGGAACAGTATAAGGATGTTTGCCATGGCTATGACCGTTGCGAAGACGAAAATGGTCCTGAATGGAACAACGGCTGCCCGTCTGACGAAGATCCGGATGCTGATAAGGATGGCGTCTGCTCTGAATGGGTGACCAACAAGAAGCTCCTGAAGCAGTTCGAAGGCGTCTGCTCTGGTATCGACCGCTGCCCGGATGTGGCTGGTGACGATGGCCATGGCTGCCCGAAGAAGGCTCCTGAAAAGCTCGATGGCGTGACCTTCAAGTCTGGTAAGGCAACTCTCGAATCCAACGCTAAGAAGATCCTGAAGTCCGTCGCTAAGAAGCTTGTCGAAAACGACGAATATAAGGACCTCAAGATTGTGATTCAGGGCCATACCGACAACGTCGGTAAGGAAGCCAAGAACATTAAGCTGTCCAAGCAGCGTGCCGAAGCTGTGATGAAGGAACTCACCAAGGCTGGCGTGAAGAAGGATCGTATCAAGGCAATTGGTATGGGCCCGACTTGCCCCGTGGATGATAACTCCACCGCAGATGGCCGTGAAATGAACCGTCGTATCGAAATGCTCTTCGTGAGCCCGGACGATGACGGCGAAGGCTGCCACAGCAACTACGTTCCGTAA
- the radC gene encoding DNA repair protein RadC — protein MNGYVCDHPLVTPQNYLPVLNGLLPREKMEQYGPASLSNEELLALILGSGCQNCDVFELSRRLSEYLSTETSVPTLANLRKIRGLGKVKALQILACLELSGRYILSDKAIPVSAPEDLMSRLSYLKYEEQEHLVLVTLNSANYVIRVHELTTGLVNQTPVHPREAFVKAIEDRAVSVIFAHNHPSGSMSPSPEDMAITRTLCMSGRVLQIPVLDHIIVGKRGFTSICRSHSEIFEASFA, from the coding sequence ATGAATGGATATGTATGCGATCATCCTCTTGTAACCCCTCAAAATTACCTTCCTGTGCTGAATGGACTCCTTCCTCGGGAAAAAATGGAGCAGTATGGACCAGCCTCCCTGAGCAATGAGGAACTTTTAGCGTTGATTCTTGGCAGTGGGTGCCAGAATTGCGATGTTTTCGAGCTTTCTCGCAGACTTTCGGAATATCTTTCTACGGAAACGTCTGTACCCACGCTGGCTAACCTTCGGAAAATTCGTGGATTGGGAAAGGTGAAGGCCTTGCAGATCCTCGCTTGCCTGGAACTTTCGGGCCGATACATTCTGAGTGATAAGGCAATTCCTGTAAGTGCTCCGGAAGATTTGATGTCCAGGCTTTCTTATTTAAAGTATGAGGAACAGGAACATTTGGTGCTTGTAACTTTGAATTCCGCCAATTACGTCATTCGTGTCCATGAATTGACTACGGGGCTGGTGAATCAGACTCCGGTACATCCGCGGGAGGCATTCGTGAAGGCCATCGAGGATCGGGCGGTTTCCGTTATTTTCGCCCATAACCATCCGTCGGGATCCATGTCGCCTAGCCCCGAGGATATGGCGATTACCCGTACTCTTTGTATGTCGGGAAGGGTGCTTCAGATTCCCGTGTTAGACCATATCATCGTAGGAAAACGCGGTTTTACCAGTATTTGCAGGTCCCATTCCGAAATTTTCGAGGCGTCCTTCGCTTGA
- the ilvB gene encoding biosynthetic-type acetolactate synthase large subunit: protein MANKTLSGAEVIIECLKREGIDTIFGYPGGSAIPMFDAILDSNIKVVLTRHEQGATHMADGYARQTGKVGVALVTSGPGATNTFTGIYTALMDSSPIVVLAAQTTTPNLGKDAFQECDTSGMTFAAVKHSYLVKDPNDLPRIMKEAFHIARTGRPGPVLIDLPKDVTAGACTAPFTDQMDLPGYKIPTYAPTEAVEKAAEYLKKAKKPLLLVGHGAMISGAARQVKELAEKLQAPVACTLLGLGTFPSDHELSLGMLGMHGTVYANKAVLDCDLILSIGSRWDDRITGKLEVFCKDAIKMHIDIDPAEEGKVLQPDVFMCGDAKMVLEQLLPLVSKLDTAEWVKTCQTWKKRFPLTYPKQGGLRMQHIVQTVSDLTQGKAIVTTDVGQHQMWVAQFFKINNPRQLHSSGGAGTMGFGLPSAIGAAFGNTTGWPVCSFSGDGGFQMTEFELATAALHKLPIKIFVLDNKYLGMVRQWQELFYDHRYSSVDMQGNPDFVKLAEAYGIPGLRIKRAADAERMIQKALDYNDGPIVIWCECEKEDNVFPMIPAGAPLTSMITEQPKAQLEKPTGST, encoded by the coding sequence ATGGCAAATAAAACCTTAAGCGGTGCAGAAGTGATCATCGAATGCCTCAAGCGTGAAGGCATCGACACCATTTTCGGCTATCCTGGTGGATCCGCAATCCCCATGTTCGACGCAATTCTTGATTCCAACATCAAGGTTGTCCTGACTCGTCACGAACAGGGTGCAACTCATATGGCCGACGGCTATGCTCGTCAGACTGGTAAGGTGGGCGTTGCCCTGGTAACTTCCGGTCCGGGCGCTACCAATACCTTCACCGGTATCTACACTGCTCTTATGGATTCTAGCCCTATAGTTGTGTTGGCCGCTCAGACCACCACTCCGAACCTGGGTAAGGATGCCTTCCAGGAATGCGATACCAGCGGTATGACTTTCGCTGCTGTCAAGCACTCCTACCTGGTGAAGGATCCCAACGATCTTCCCCGCATCATGAAGGAAGCTTTCCACATTGCACGTACCGGCCGTCCGGGTCCCGTGCTGATTGACCTCCCCAAGGACGTGACCGCAGGTGCCTGCACCGCTCCGTTCACCGACCAGATGGACCTTCCGGGCTACAAGATTCCCACCTACGCTCCTACCGAAGCTGTTGAAAAGGCTGCTGAATACCTGAAGAAGGCTAAGAAGCCCCTCCTCCTGGTGGGTCATGGTGCAATGATTTCTGGCGCAGCTCGCCAGGTGAAGGAACTTGCCGAAAAACTCCAGGCTCCCGTAGCTTGCACTCTTCTCGGTCTGGGCACCTTCCCCTCCGATCACGAACTTTCTCTCGGCATGCTGGGCATGCACGGCACCGTCTACGCCAACAAGGCCGTTCTGGATTGCGACTTGATCCTTTCCATCGGCTCTCGCTGGGACGACCGTATCACTGGTAAGCTTGAAGTGTTCTGCAAGGACGCCATCAAGATGCACATCGACATCGACCCCGCCGAAGAAGGCAAGGTCCTCCAGCCGGATGTGTTCATGTGCGGCGACGCCAAGATGGTTCTGGAACAGCTCCTGCCCCTCGTTTCTAAGCTGGACACCGCAGAATGGGTCAAGACCTGCCAGACTTGGAAGAAGCGTTTCCCGTTGACCTACCCCAAGCAGGGCGGTCTCCGTATGCAGCACATTGTGCAGACCGTCAGCGATCTTACCCAGGGTAAGGCTATCGTCACTACCGACGTGGGTCAGCACCAGATGTGGGTTGCTCAGTTCTTCAAGATCAACAATCCTCGCCAGCTCCACTCCAGTGGCGGCGCAGGCACCATGGGCTTCGGCCTGCCCTCTGCAATCGGTGCAGCATTCGGTAACACTACCGGCTGGCCCGTCTGCAGCTTCAGCGGCGATGGTGGCTTCCAGATGACCGAATTCGAACTTGCAACCGCAGCACTCCACAAGCTGCCCATCAAGATTTTCGTCCTCGATAACAAGTACCTGGGCATGGTGCGTCAGTGGCAGGAACTGTTCTACGACCACCGTTACTCCAGCGTTGACATGCAGGGTAACCCTGACTTCGTCAAGCTCGCCGAAGCCTACGGTATCCCGGGTCTCCGCATCAAGCGCGCTGCCGATGCAGAACGCATGATCCAGAAGGCTCTGGACTATAACGACGGTCCTATCGTTATCTGGTGTGAATGCGAAAAGGAAGACAACGTGTTCCCCATGATTCCGGCAGGTGCACCTTTGACCTCCATGATTACTGAACAGCCCAAGGCTCAGCTCGAAAAGCCGACCGGATCGACCTAA
- a CDS encoding thymidylate synthase: MQQYLDLLKDIMENGVDRSDRTGTGTRSVFGRQCRYDLSKGFPCLTTKKLHLRSIIHELLWFLMGDTNIKYLHDNKVTIWDEWADENGDLGPVYGHQWRSWPTPEGGHIDQIKNLVNSLKNNPDSRRHLVCAWNVSEVDKMALPPCHCLFQFYVGGVGASGKRKLSCQLYQRSADTFLGVPFNIASYALLTLMLAQVCDYEPGEFIHTLGDTHLYSNHFEQVKEQLSRTPRKLPTMKLNPDVKDLFDFKFEDFELVDYDPYPTIKAPIAV, translated from the coding sequence ATGCAGCAGTATCTGGATCTTCTGAAAGATATTATGGAAAACGGTGTGGACCGTTCCGACCGTACCGGCACCGGTACTCGCTCCGTATTTGGACGTCAGTGCCGCTACGATCTGTCCAAGGGTTTCCCTTGCCTGACTACCAAGAAATTGCATTTGCGCTCCATTATTCACGAGCTCTTGTGGTTCCTGATGGGCGATACCAATATCAAGTATTTGCACGATAACAAGGTGACTATCTGGGATGAATGGGCCGATGAAAACGGCGACCTGGGTCCGGTGTACGGTCACCAGTGGCGTAGCTGGCCTACTCCCGAAGGTGGACATATTGACCAGATCAAGAATCTGGTGAACAGCCTGAAGAATAATCCGGATTCCCGCCGCCATCTGGTTTGTGCATGGAATGTTTCTGAAGTGGACAAGATGGCTTTGCCGCCCTGCCACTGCCTGTTCCAGTTCTACGTCGGTGGGGTAGGTGCAAGCGGCAAACGTAAGCTTTCCTGCCAGCTGTATCAGCGCAGTGCCGATACTTTCCTGGGGGTTCCGTTCAATATTGCAAGCTATGCTTTGCTGACCTTGATGCTTGCTCAGGTTTGCGATTACGAACCGGGTGAATTCATCCACACGCTGGGCGATACACATCTGTACTCCAATCACTTTGAACAAGTGAAGGAACAGCTGTCAAGAACGCCTCGCAAGCTCCCGACGATGAAGTTGAATCCGGATGTGAAGGATCTGTTCGACTTTAAGTTTGAAGATTTCGAGCTTGTGGATTACGATCCTTATCCAACAATCAAGGCGCCCATCGCGGTGTAG
- a CDS encoding dihydrofolate reductase: MLISAIVAISENNVIGRDGHLPWHLSADLKRFKAITTGHSIVLGRKNYDDIGRPLPNRTNYVLTRNASFEAPGCIVCNSLDAAIKAAEVAGETECFIIGGAAVYGEAMPLVKKLYVTRVLAQVQGDVFFPDWGEGWRKVSEEHFGIDEKNDYETSYEVWERV, from the coding sequence ATGTTGATTTCTGCTATCGTTGCGATTTCTGAGAATAACGTCATCGGTCGTGACGGACATCTGCCCTGGCACTTGTCTGCAGACTTGAAGCGTTTCAAGGCGATTACTACTGGCCATTCTATTGTTCTTGGTCGCAAGAACTATGACGATATTGGACGTCCGTTGCCCAATCGTACGAACTATGTGCTGACCCGGAACGCTTCCTTCGAGGCGCCTGGCTGCATCGTGTGCAACTCTCTGGATGCTGCAATCAAGGCTGCTGAAGTTGCCGGTGAAACGGAATGTTTTATTATCGGTGGTGCGGCGGTTTATGGCGAAGCCATGCCTCTTGTTAAAAAACTTTATGTCACTCGCGTGCTGGCTCAAGTTCAGGGCGATGTTTTCTTTCCGGATTGGGGAGAGGGGTGGCGTAAGGTAAGCGAAGAGCACTTTGGTATCGACGAAAAGAATGATTACGAAACTTCTTACGAAGTTTGGGAGCGAGTCTAG
- a CDS encoding YicC/YloC family endoribonuclease, giving the protein MAILSMTGFGKSESMFQGAPCVIEVRSVNNRFLDISCKLPKNLAYLENSFKNQIKDKLVRGSVIFSVTLGAGSGGNVPVSYNEQAIAKFVDITKTMQEKFGIAGEIKLENILALPEVLQFTDSGADAEALEKHLADELNKALDKVIEMRAKEGANLAADLTNRVNHLNEVLSKVEVLDPKRIENWKVKFRDRINVLLKDSEIDEVRLLQEACIMADKLDIKEEITRFKSHNKLFLNALKEGGAQGKNLGFILQEMGREANTLGTKCQDAEIAALAIELKNEVECIREQSLNIA; this is encoded by the coding sequence ATGGCAATTTTATCCATGACTGGTTTTGGCAAGAGTGAGTCCATGTTCCAGGGCGCTCCTTGCGTGATTGAAGTTCGCAGCGTGAACAACCGCTTCTTGGACATCAGCTGCAAACTTCCCAAGAATTTGGCCTATCTTGAAAATTCCTTCAAGAATCAGATCAAGGATAAGCTGGTTCGTGGCTCCGTGATTTTCAGCGTCACTCTGGGCGCAGGCTCTGGCGGCAACGTTCCTGTCAGCTATAACGAACAAGCTATCGCAAAGTTTGTAGACATCACCAAGACGATGCAGGAAAAGTTCGGCATCGCTGGTGAAATCAAATTGGAAAACATCCTTGCACTTCCCGAAGTATTGCAGTTCACGGACAGCGGCGCCGATGCAGAAGCATTGGAAAAGCATTTGGCCGACGAGCTGAACAAGGCTTTGGATAAAGTCATCGAAATGCGAGCCAAGGAAGGAGCCAATCTTGCAGCCGACCTGACCAACCGAGTGAACCATTTGAATGAAGTTCTCTCCAAGGTGGAAGTTCTGGACCCCAAGCGTATTGAAAACTGGAAGGTGAAGTTCCGCGACCGCATTAACGTGCTGTTGAAGGATTCCGAAATCGACGAAGTGCGCCTGTTGCAGGAAGCCTGCATCATGGCAGACAAACTAGACATTAAGGAAGAAATCACACGTTTCAAGAGCCACAACAAGCTGTTCCTCAATGCCCTCAAGGAAGGCGGCGCTCAAGGTAAGAACCTGGGCTTCATCCTTCAGGAAATGGGCCGCGAAGCAAACACCTTGGGAACCAAGTGCCAGGATGCGGAAATTGCAGCATTGGCAATTGAGTTGAAGAACGAAGTGGAATGCATTAGAGAGCAGTCTCTGAACATTGCTTAA
- the ilvN gene encoding acetolactate synthase small subunit — MISKAHSISLLVANRPGVLVRIALVFSRRGYNIDSLVVSPTLDDNFSRMNIVAHGNPEILMQIIKQLEKLVDVVQAKDHTNMNVVEKELALIKVRCAPEQRTEILQLCDHFKAVTVDMTENSMIIQITGNTDKIDAMKSLCQKFEIVEYIRTGKVIMLRGEDKT; from the coding sequence ATGATTTCTAAAGCTCATTCTATTAGTTTGTTAGTTGCAAACCGCCCGGGCGTGCTCGTTCGCATTGCTCTGGTGTTCTCCCGCCGTGGTTACAACATCGACTCCCTGGTCGTGTCCCCCACGCTGGACGACAACTTCAGCCGCATGAACATCGTGGCTCACGGTAATCCCGAAATCCTGATGCAGATCATCAAGCAGCTGGAAAAGTTGGTTGACGTTGTGCAAGCCAAGGACCACACCAACATGAACGTGGTGGAAAAGGAACTGGCCTTGATCAAGGTTCGTTGCGCTCCGGAACAGCGTACCGAAATCCTGCAGCTCTGCGATCACTTCAAGGCTGTTACCGTTGACATGACCGAAAACTCCATGATCATCCAGATTACCGGTAACACCGATAAGATCGATGCAATGAAGAGCCTGTGCCAGAAGTTCGAAATCGTCGAATACATCCGCACCGGTAAGGTCATCATGCTCCGCGGTGAAGACAAGACCTAA